AACCGCACTTCCAGGTATACCGAGTTTAGGATTTCCCGCGACGCCGAACGCGACGCCTTTGCCGACTTCTTGAAAACTACGAACCCAATTGAAATGGCCACCGAAAACTGTGACGGACAAACCGAATAAGGCATCAACGGCGAAAGACAAAATGATGATGACAAGCAAAGCCTGGAATACCAAACGCCGGAATTCTGCAATTTGCCAGGCTTGGCGAAGCGATTTGAATCCGGCTTTATCCGCGACATCAGGTGCAATCTGCAGAATATGCGCGCAGCTTGAATGGTTGGAAGAACACCCATTTCAGTAACTGCCCGCATTTAGCAGCAGGGCGACGGCTCCGACCAGGGCAGAGTTTCGCAACCAAAGCAGCAATGTTCGAGCATAGGACCAGCGAGCAATCGGTAGACTGTCAGCAGTTACAACCGACAACAGCCGGTCGCCCGCATACGTTTGCAGCGCAGTTCCAATGATGCCCCCGCTGTATAATCCCGCTTTGGGCAGCGGCGTGAATTTCACCCGGTAGGTTTTGCTTTCATTGCTGTTCAGATTTTTGATTTCCACTGCGCCGGGTTCATTCGGCAGAAAATGCGCTCCGGTCATTGCGACGACGATGTTGCCCGTGAAGCTGGCTGAGCCGGAATTGGTAACGATCAAATCCAGATCGTTATCGTCGCCGAACGCCGAGCGCGCCGGATAAGCCATCGTCACCGTCAGCGGAGTGCCTCCAAGTTGAATCGGCCAAGGCGAATAATGACGTTCGATGACGTGGGTATAAAACAGCGAAAACCACAGCACAGCCAGAAAGGCGGAAACAACCAGCAGCGCGGTCAACTGCAAGCTGAGCGTTGTTTTGGTTTTTTCCGGCGGCGCGACGGTGACTTTGACCGAAGCGTTCGGATCAAAATTGATGCTCAGCGGCGAAGGAATCGCCAGGGTAACTGGTGGTTGGGCATTGGCTGATGGCTGTTTGGGTTTGCTCATGATTCATTCCCGCCTTTGCTCACTTTCCAATTAATCCAGCTTGCCATCAGAAGAAACGCTAATGCCAGCAGTGCGAATCCCCACACCAGCGCAATTCCAAATGGCGTTGCAACGCCTTGCCCAGAAAAGCCTAGGATCAAGGTCACCACCGAAAACGCGACTGAAAGCTGAATCGCTAAATTCTTGATTGTCGTCACCAATGTGGGCTTGGGCTGAGTATAGGTTGATTCTTCAGGCGGGCTTTGTAGTGCGGAAACCAGGGAAAATTTCTTTTCGGCGGTTTTGCCAACGGATTTTTGATGGTGCGTTTTTCCGGCTGAAAGGCTGGGTTCGATCAATGCCAATTCTTTGGTGAACCGTTCACGCAACTCTGTACTGGTTATGGCGGAAAAAGCGCCGCCGTTTAACAAGCCTTCCTGTTTGGCCGCAAAGAAAATCGAACAAGCCAGATTGAGTTTGAACGGATGACAATCGCCAAGTTCAAGAATCGCTTTGGCTTCTTCGTCGCTGAACCTGTGGCCATTGCGGGCTTCTCTGACCATCGCATCCGCTTCTTGTGAGGTGAATTTCCCCAACCCCAACGTCGTGAAGATGTTGTGAAATTTCGAGGTTACGTCTTCACCTGTCAAAAACTGCGCGTGTAATTCGTTCAGCGGGGTTTGTGTGGCAACAACCAAGGCCAGATTGCTGCTTTGGGCCAAACTACGAAGCGCATTGAAAAATTCGCTGCCGAAATCCTGTGTATAAGCTTGCTCGAATTCGTCCAGGCAGAAGATGACTTTCTTGCCTTGAATCGCTTCTTCCAAATCAATGTGGGATTCGCCTTGTTCGCGTTTCAACGCACGGCAGGCGCGTTCGTAAAACTCAGTGGCGGAAAATACCCGCTGTAAATCCAGATAGTGTAGCGAAAAGGTCGAGTCCAATTCAGAAGGAGTTGGATCGGCGATGCGGCTGAGAAAAGACGATTTGCCAATGCGCCGTTCGCCAATAACCGAGATGCTTTGCATCGTGGTCAGACGACTGAAGACTTCCGCAAGTTCGCGCTTACGGCCAAAGAATTTAGATGAATCGAGAATCAGCCCCCGATTGCTGTACGGATTAATGGTTTGCATTGCGGCTTCCTCCAAGACGAAATTTACCGCAAGTTGTCAGATTGTGGAATGTCAGGCTTGCAGTCTGAACGCCATTGTCACCCACTCGCCATCAGGTTTCGTTTCGATCAATTCAAATCCTTGAGCCGTTAAACTCACAATGACGTCATCGCCTTGGTCGCGCAGGATGCCGGAGACGATCAGTGTACTGCCGGGTTTCATCGCGGCAGGGAAGTCGGCGGCGAGAGGGATAATCACATCCGCAGTCAGGTTCGCCAGCACCACGTCAAATTCCTGACCAGCGTAGCTGCTGAGTTTATTGACTTCGATTTCGATGGCGTCGGCAACATGGTTGATCTCCGCATTTTCGCGAGCCACTTCGATGGCTTCAGGGTCAACGTCAAAAGCGGTAATTCGCGCATTGGCTTGCGCTTCGGGCGAAAGCAGTTTGTACGCAGCAATCGCTAAAATGCCTGTGCCGGTGCCGACATCCAGCAGGGAAGCGGATTCCGCGTTCGGCGGCCAGAACTTTTCCAGTAATTCCAGGCAGCCCCGCGTCGTTTCGTGTGTGCCCGTGCCGAAAGCCATGCCGGGATCAATCTGAATAATCACCCGATCCGTTTGGCTTAATTGCTCTTTGGCTTGATCCAGTTTCCACGAAGGCGCGATGACAAATCGTTGACCGATCAGCAACGGTTCCCAGCCTTTTTTCCATTCGGACATCCAATCCTGGTCGGCGATGGTGGAAGCCTCGATTCTGCGCAAGGCGAAATCGGGCAGATCAATCAGTCGCAGATTGTTCAGGATTTGCTGGCGCAGTTTTTCAACGTCCGGTTCCGTGTCGAAATACGCGCGCAACGTGACAAAATCCGAGGCGTCTTCGGAAACTTCGATTCCGGTAGTTCCCAGTGTCCAAAGCTGAGTAGTCGCTGCCGTCTCAGCGACTCTTGCCAGTTCTACTTCCACCGCATACCAAATTTTTGTGCTCATAGTTCGATGATGACCCAGTCGGTACTGATCAACGCTCTTCAATGCCAAGCTCATCAAGTGTTCGCGGATCGTTGCGCCAGTTGCCCTGGACGCGAACGAAGAGATTCAAGCGGACGTGGCGGTCGAGCAGTTTCTCAATATCTTTGCGCGCCCGCATACCGATTTGTTTCAGCATCTGGCCGCCACGCCCAATGATGATGGGTTTTTGCGATTCGCGCTCGACGTAAATCACGCAATGAATTTCCGTGCCCGTGTCGGTTTCCGTCCACATCTCTGTCCGCACGGCGGTGGTGTAGGGGAGCTCCTGCGATGTGACTTCCAGAATCTTTTCGCGCACGAGTTCTGCGACGATGTTGCGTTCGATTTGATCCGTAAAAAGATCCGGGTCTTGATATAACGGTTGGCCTTCGGGCAGATGTTCGAACAATTTACTGACCAACAATTCGTGGTTTTCGCCTTTCAGGGCCGACAGCGGAATGATTTCCGTAAAATCGTATTCCTGGCTGTATTGCTGCATCAGTGGCAGCAACGCGGTTTTGTCCGGAATCTTGTCTATTTTGTTCAGGATCAGGAAGGTTTTCTTGCCGGCCTCTTTGACCAGATCGAGCGTGAATTTGTCGCCCGCGCCAAAACTGGTCGTGGCGTCGCGCATCAACACGACGATGTCCACCTGCATCAGCGCGTCGGTGACGTATTGCATCATGCGCCGGTTCAGCGTGTAGCCGGGTTTATGAATGCCGGGCGTGTCCACGAAGACAATCTGACCTTCGGGGCGCGTGATGATGCCTTGAATGCGCGTGCGCGTGGTTTGCGGTTTGGCGGAAACGGCGGCAATGTGTTCTCCGACCAGCGCGTTCAACAATGTAGATTTGCCGGCATTCGGGCGCCCAATTAGCGCGACCATGCCGGATTTTTTTGTTTCTTCCATAACGTGTTTAGTGGCCATTGCCGGAGGGTTTTGAAGCCGACGCTTCGGCGGCCTTGGCTTCGGCAATTTCCGGAGGCAGTTTTTGAATGCGTAAACGGGAAACCTGGCGTTCGTTGGCTTCCAGGACTTCAAATCGCAAACCGTTGAATTGCAGACTTTCGCCGACTTCCGGCAGGCGACCCAACTGGCTGATGACCAATCCCGCAACCGTGGTGAAATCGTCCGCCGCAAGCTCCACACCAAATTCGCGTTCGATTTTGCCGATTTCCACATCGCCGCGAACTACGCAACGGTCGTCGGCTTCTTTGAAAATTTCGACCTCGGCGGCTTGCGGAACGGGTTCGTCTTCGTCTTCGATTTCGCCGACGATTTCTTCGACCAAATCTTCCAGCGTCACCAATCCCGCCAAACCGCCGTATTCGTCAATGACGATGGCCATTTGCACTCTGGCTTTCTGCATTTCGCGCAGCAGGTCATCAATTGGCTTTGATTCCGGAATTTCGTAGGGTTGCAACCGTGCGATTTGAATGGCGCAGCGATGAGTTTCTCCGCTGGCCCAAAACTTCAGCAAATCGCGGACGTAAATGACGCCTTCGATGTGGTCAATCTGGTCGCGGTACACAGGCAAGCGCGAATACTTCGATTCGATCATCAAATTGCGCACCTGTTCGATGGTGGCATTGGCTTCAACGGCGACGATCTTCGGACGCGGCGTCATCACTTCATTCACGGTTCGGTCGCTGAAGCGAATGATCGTTTGAATCATTTCGCCTTCTTCTTCTTCGATGATGCCTTCTTCTTCGCCGACATCCAGAAAGGCCTGAAGCTGGTCTTCTTCATCCACGGTCGTCGCGGGATCGGTTGGGACTTGTGTGGGAGCTTCCGGCGTCCGTTGCAAACCGCGCACGGTGCGGTACAACGGATGCGCGATTGCGCCCAGAATCGGCCACAGAATGCTCAGCGGCCAGCGCAACCGCAGCAAGGTACGTTGCGGATCGTTTTGCGTAACAATCAGCGGCAAAATCTGGCGAAACAGAATGACGGTCACAATCATTCCCCCGAAGGCGGAAATCAAAAAATGCTCCGGGTAAATGTGGTGAGCAATCGAACTGATCAGAATGGCAATCGAGGCAATCGAAAGGTGAATGCCGAAGGTGAGCGTAAAACTGAGTTGGTGGTAATGCTCCAGAATCGAGCGCCAGAAATCGGCGTGCGGAGTTTCTTCGGCTTCGCTGGCCAGCATTCGCAGGCTGACGTCGCTCAGTTCATCGAGTGCGCTTTTCGCTGTGGCGGTGACGACCAGCATCGCAATCAGGATGCTGGTCACAACTATTTCAGATTCCATAAATGAACGTTGAAAAATGATCCGGGCGAAAGAGTTCTGGCCTAAGCCTCGTGTTGAGACTTAGGCCAGGGTAGCGTTGTGATTTGTATCTCAGCCCTGATGCTCAGGATGCGTGCAGCCTTTGAATTCCTTCAAGTATGTGTTGCCTTTGTACTGCAATTCCTGCTTGATGCCGATTTCCGAAGTGTAATACCCGTCAATCGTCATGTTCTTGATCGCCTTGAAGAACTTTTCTTCCGTTGTCGAAGGCTTCGCTTCGTTCTTGCTGATTTCGGTCAGCAAGGCGATTTGTTGATCTTTCGAGGCTTTGTTGAATGCCGCGTTGTTTTTTGTCTGGCTCATCTTGTCCACCGCAGCCAAGCCGTCCGTCCAAAGCTTTTTGGTTTCCGCAGGCGATTCGCTGATCATCAGGTCAATGAACGCCGGAACTTCAGCGGCAATCGCGCCGGGCGAATGATCGTCGGTCGGAATGATCAATTCCGAAATCGTCGCGATCAACGCCATCTGGTCGGCTTTGAAAAACTTTGGTGCAGCAGCCTTTTGAGCCGTGGCGGGCGCAGCCATTTTATGACCTTCGTGCTGATGATCCTGGGCATCGGCCAACGCTCTGGTGTTCAACACCGGCAAGCTGGCGCCGACGCCGACGGCAATCCCTTTCAGCGCATCGCGGCGAGAGACGTTGTTGTTGTCTTCAGTCATAAGTTTTGCCTCTTTCGTTTAATTGATAGTTGATAATTGACAATTGATAACTTGACCTACCGCTCAAACTCTAAATGGAATTGATACTGGAGCCAGCGGACTATCAATTATCAATTGTGAATTATCAATTGGTTACGGCTTCTCTTTCTTTGGTTCTTCTTTCTTTTCTTCTTCCTTCTTGTCGCCGTCTTTCTTGTCGGCTTCCTTGTAATCGGCCAGCCATTCGACATCAACGACGTCGGCTTTGCGCTTGTCTTTTTCGGCGATCAGCCAGTTGCCGCGGTCGTTCCACCCTTCGCCGCCTTCGGGTTGTTTGTGGCAGAACAAGCAGTCTTTCGCGCCGAATTTCGCCGCTTTCTTCAGAAAAGGCGGGTAAGCCTTGGTGGTCATCGCCGAACCGAGCACGATCGCAGCGGCGGCAACAGCAAGCGTCAATTTGATCAATTTCTTCGTCATTGTTCGCGTTGTCCCTCTCAAAAAATAGTTTGGTGTCTTGATTAACCGTTAGTCACGAGCAAGCAATCGGCGAAACAACTGGCGGCGTCCCGGATCGCGCGGAGCCAGCAACACTTGCGAAAAGCATTGCCCTGCGACGCGCTGAAAATCTTCCAGCCAGGATTCTTCAATCCGATAGAAATTCTGCGTCTCGGCTTCCAGCGTTCGCTGCGGAAATTGATAATCCCATTCGACCATCACCGCATTGCGCCAGAATTCGTTGCGCGATTTCAGTTCTACCCGGATTCGATTTGCCATTGAATGTGACCAGCAGTGCGCTCGGAGCCATTTGTCAAAAAGGTGACGACTTCCAAACGCACATGCATCTTAATCGCCAGTTTTGGTTGATGCAAGCATTGCAGGCGAAACGCCCGCGCTCCCTGTTATCGCGTCGAAAACTTGAAGATCGTCGTGCTGTGGAACGTCTCGCCGGGTTTCAGAACGGTCGTTGGGAAGTTGGGTTTATTCGGCGAATCGGGGAAGTGCTGGGTTTCCAGGCAGAAGGCACCACGTGCCGGGTATGACTTCCCACCTTTGCCGATGATCGTGCCATCCAGATGATTGGCGCTGTACAACTGCACGCCGGGTTGGTCGGTGAACACTTCCATCACGCGGCCTGAGCCTGGGTCGTAGGCTTCGACGGCTTGTTGGGTGAGCGAGCCACCCGTCGCCAGCACGTAGTTGTGATCGTAACCTTTGCCCAACACCAATTGCTCGTAGGTCGAATCAATGCGGTCACCGATGGCCGTCAGTTTGGAAAAGTCGAGCGGCGTGCCCGCCAGATTTTCCAGCTTGCCGGTGGGAATCATGGTTTTGTCCACGGGCGTGAACTGTTTGGCATTGATCTTCAATTGTTGTTTCAATACGTCGCCGTTTCCGGCTCCGGCCAAATTGAAGTACGAGTGGTTGGTCAAATTGACGACGGTGTCTTTGTCCGTTGTGGCTTGGTAATCAATTTTCAGTTCGTTGTTGTCCGTCAGCGTGTAAGTCACGGTCGCGGTCAGATTGCCAGGATAATTTTCTTCGCCGTCTTTGCTCAGATATTTGAAGGAAACGGCCTGGCCGTCTTTGCCCGTGGCATCCGAAGCCGTCCAGAGTTGTTTGTAAAATCCGTTCGGGCCTCCGTGCAGGTGGTTTGGGCCATTGTTTTTCGCCAGCGTGTAGGTTTTGCCGTCGAGTTTGAATTCGCCGTTGGCAATGCGGTTGGCGTAGCGTCCGGCGATGGCTCCGAGGTGTGGGTTTTTGGCTAGATAACCGTCAATGCTGTCGTAACCCAGCACGACATCATCCATCTTGCCGTTGCGATCCGGGACTTTGACGGAAGTCAGCGTTGCACCGTAATTGGTGATTTTCGCTTCGACACCGTTTTTGTTCGTCAGTGTGTAAACGTCTACCTGAGTGCCGTCCGGCAATTTGCCAAAACTTTCTTTCTTCAATTTTGCTTCCGTTCCTTTCGCCGTAGTTTCCGTGGATGGGGAGTTGCTAGTTTCCGCAGCGTGATGTCCGCAAGCGCAGAGCGCAAGCAAGGACAACAGAGTCAGTGCTCGTTGCAATCGCATTCGTGAATCTCCTGTTGTACAGCCGACTGACAGTCGGCTGAGATATCAGCCAATTGGCCTTTTCAAGGAAACTTCAGCCGACTGACAGTCGGCTGTACATCTTTAATGGTGAATTTTTTAGTGAAATAACCTTGCAAGGTATTTTACTTGGTGCACTGATTTCCAGCCAGCGAAGCAGCATCAACGCAGAATTGCGTTCAATGCTGCTTGCAATTCGGGATAGCGAAACTGGTATCCGGTTTCGAGTGCAACCGTTGGGATAACGCGTTGACTGTCCAGAGCGGCGTTGGCCATTTCGCCCATCGCGATTCGCAAGGCGAATTCCGGAACAGGGAAGATCGTCGGACGATGCAGCGCTTTGCCCAACGCTTCGGTGAATTCTTTGTTGGTTGCCGCATTCGGCGCGACGCCGTTGATGGGGCCGCTGAGCGTGTTGAGAAAAAGCGCGTGGCGAAAAATGCCCACGATGTCGTCAAGGTGAATCCAGGGAAACCATTGTTTGCCCGTGCCCAAGCGGCCTCCGACACCGAGTTTGAACGGTAGCAGGATTTTTTCCAGCATTCCGCCATCGCCCAAAACGACGCCAACGCGTACCAGCGCGACGCGCGCGCCAAAGGATTTGGCCGATTCCGCTTCATGTTCCCATGCGGTGCAAATATCAGGAAAGAAACCGGTTCCTGGTGCGGAGCGTTCGTCCACGGATTCGTCGCCGCGATTACCGTAAAACCCGACCGCAGAACTGCTGGCCAACACTTTTGGCGGTTTGGCGGCTTGCCGCATGCCTTTGACCAGATTCCGCGTACCAAGAACGCGCGAATCGCGAATGCGTCGTTTTTGTTCTTCCGTCCAGCGTTTGGCGGCGACGGGTTCTCCGGCCAGATGGATGACGGCTTCAACGTCCGTCCAGGCTTCGGCGGGAGGTGTTTCCGCTTCCGGGTTCCAGCGAAATGCTTTCGCATTCGGCAGGCGCACGGATTCTGACCGTCGAGACAGCACGTGAAATTCGTGGCCTTCATCGGCCAACAGCTTGCACAACGCCTGGCCGATGAAACCCGTTGCGCCGGTCATCAAAATTTTCATTGTAGTTTTCTCCGGGATCAGGTTGTTCGGCGAGGTTTTTAGCCTTTGTGAGCGGTTTGGTCAAAGGCGGAATTCGAGATTTCGGAAAGGGGTGCTTCAAACTGGCCTGCCTTCTCAGCTAGAATCGCCCACGTCCTGAATCAACCTCCGAAAGCGTTGAGACAGGAATTCCAGGATTCAACAGGATGAACAATCGTAAGAATCCGAACTGTAATTGAAAGCGCACGCTGACGCGCGTTACCACCAGAACCATCATCCATGAAAACAAAGCTTTTTTCTCTCGCTACTTTCATCATCGTCATTTGTGTCTTTTCCCTGGTGTTTTCAGCCAGAGCGCAGCGCCAATCGGAGCAGCCAAAACGATTGCCAAAGCGAATGGAGGATTTTGATATTCGCGCCGGATTGTCGCAATCATTGCCTGCGTCGCCAGCCGAAATAAAAGCCGCAGAAGTCGAAGGGCGACAGCTTGCCACGGTGCGCAATTCGCGATTGCGCCGCGAACGTCCCAGCGCGCAAATTCAGTTTAGCAGTTTGACCAATGCGCCCAGCCGTGTGTTCAGCTTTACACAGGATTTGACTCCACCAACGACGGACGTCGAAGCCGGGGCCAGGTACTTTTTGAAATCCAACAGCGATCTTTACCATTTGGGCGATGCGGAAGTGAATGGGCTGCGCGTCGCCAAACGCTATGTCACAGACCACAACGGTGTAACACATCTGTTGATGCGACAAGACGTCAACGGC
The sequence above is a segment of the Acidobacteriota bacterium genome. Coding sequences within it:
- the prmA gene encoding 50S ribosomal protein L11 methyltransferase, which translates into the protein MSTKIWYAVEVELARVAETAATTQLWTLGTTGIEVSEDASDFVTLRAYFDTEPDVEKLRQQILNNLRLIDLPDFALRRIEASTIADQDWMSEWKKGWEPLLIGQRFVIAPSWKLDQAKEQLSQTDRVIIQIDPGMAFGTGTHETTRGCLELLEKFWPPNAESASLLDVGTGTGILAIAAYKLLSPEAQANARITAFDVDPEAIEVARENAEINHVADAIEIEVNKLSSYAGQEFDVVLANLTADVIIPLAADFPAAMKPGSTLIVSGILRDQGDDVIVSLTAQGFELIETKPDGEWVTMAFRLQA
- the era gene encoding GTPase Era gives rise to the protein MATKHVMEETKKSGMVALIGRPNAGKSTLLNALVGEHIAAVSAKPQTTRTRIQGIITRPEGQIVFVDTPGIHKPGYTLNRRMMQYVTDALMQVDIVVLMRDATTSFGAGDKFTLDLVKEAGKKTFLILNKIDKIPDKTALLPLMQQYSQEYDFTEIIPLSALKGENHELLVSKLFEHLPEGQPLYQDPDLFTDQIERNIVAELVREKILEVTSQELPYTTAVRTEMWTETDTGTEIHCVIYVERESQKPIIIGRGGQMLKQIGMRARKDIEKLLDRHVRLNLFVRVQGNWRNDPRTLDELGIEER
- a CDS encoding HlyC/CorC family transporter, encoding MESEIVVTSILIAMLVVTATAKSALDELSDVSLRMLASEAEETPHADFWRSILEHYHQLSFTLTFGIHLSIASIAILISSIAHHIYPEHFLISAFGGMIVTVILFRQILPLIVTQNDPQRTLLRLRWPLSILWPILGAIAHPLYRTVRGLQRTPEAPTQVPTDPATTVDEEDQLQAFLDVGEEEGIIEEEEGEMIQTIIRFSDRTVNEVMTPRPKIVAVEANATIEQVRNLMIESKYSRLPVYRDQIDHIEGVIYVRDLLKFWASGETHRCAIQIARLQPYEIPESKPIDDLLREMQKARVQMAIVIDEYGGLAGLVTLEDLVEEIVGEIEDEDEPVPQAAEVEIFKEADDRCVVRGDVEIGKIEREFGVELAADDFTTVAGLVISQLGRLPEVGESLQFNGLRFEVLEANERQVSRLRIQKLPPEIAEAKAAEASASKPSGNGH
- a CDS encoding gluconate 2-dehydrogenase subunit 3 family protein is translated as MTEDNNNVSRRDALKGIAVGVGASLPVLNTRALADAQDHQHEGHKMAAPATAQKAAAPKFFKADQMALIATISELIIPTDDHSPGAIAAEVPAFIDLMISESPAETKKLWTDGLAAVDKMSQTKNNAAFNKASKDQQIALLTEISKNEAKPSTTEEKFFKAIKNMTIDGYYTSEIGIKQELQYKGNTYLKEFKGCTHPEHQG
- a CDS encoding galactose mutarotase, which gives rise to MRLQRALTLLSLLALCACGHHAAETSNSPSTETTAKGTEAKLKKESFGKLPDGTQVDVYTLTNKNGVEAKITNYGATLTSVKVPDRNGKMDDVVLGYDSIDGYLAKNPHLGAIAGRYANRIANGEFKLDGKTYTLAKNNGPNHLHGGPNGFYKQLWTASDATGKDGQAVSFKYLSKDGEENYPGNLTATVTYTLTDNNELKIDYQATTDKDTVVNLTNHSYFNLAGAGNGDVLKQQLKINAKQFTPVDKTMIPTGKLENLAGTPLDFSKLTAIGDRIDSTYEQLVLGKGYDHNYVLATGGSLTQQAVEAYDPGSGRVMEVFTDQPGVQLYSANHLDGTIIGKGGKSYPARGAFCLETQHFPDSPNKPNFPTTVLKPGETFHSTTIFKFSTR
- a CDS encoding TIGR01777 family oxidoreductase; this encodes MKILMTGATGFIGQALCKLLADEGHEFHVLSRRSESVRLPNAKAFRWNPEAETPPAEAWTDVEAVIHLAGEPVAAKRWTEEQKRRIRDSRVLGTRNLVKGMRQAAKPPKVLASSSAVGFYGNRGDESVDERSAPGTGFFPDICTAWEHEAESAKSFGARVALVRVGVVLGDGGMLEKILLPFKLGVGGRLGTGKQWFPWIHLDDIVGIFRHALFLNTLSGPINGVAPNAATNKEFTEALGKALHRPTIFPVPEFALRIAMGEMANAALDSQRVIPTVALETGYQFRYPELQAALNAILR